Part of the Melitaea cinxia chromosome 6, ilMelCinx1.1, whole genome shotgun sequence genome is shown below.
actttgtatattatataagtttttatacaGAGAAACACACTGAACATATAattgtaatgatgaataatgcAATAGATATGAACAAGAACttctttaactattttaatttaatatatttacttaattccGTTTAATTTCAGATCGTTGCTTTTGGTGCTCTTCTGGCGGCGGCCAATGCTGGTCTTTATGGACACGCAACCTCCTCTCAAAGCATTGTACGTCACGATGGAGGCCATTACGCCGCTCCACTGGCATACGCTTCTGTAGCATACGCACCCGTCGCTCAATACGGTCATTACGGTGGTGCTCACTATGACGGAAATGACTTTTATGTAAGTTGAAATTATTTTAGCTCTTTACGCGTAATGATTTGTCTTTCAAAATTTCTAGAACAAATGTGAAATTTatcaatcatcaaaattatcattattttttttaagtaaattttattaaagtaggcttcaaaagcacatttAATCGTCACTTTATAATTATAGTCACGATTCAtgctgtaacatcccactgctgggcataggcctctttctccatgtagagcaacatggtggattaagctccaaaattatattagttttaattaattaaagccGAATCGGAATAAATTTTCTGCAGAAAAAAATCGGGAAAGAAAACTCAGCAGttattactctttaaaaaaatgttgtttatcgTAAATTGAAATTAGACAGTTCATCTCTTTTAAAGTAgcaattattgaaataaagtttctttacgcacgcttaactctggaaataagctggtgaatgtgttaCGAATAGTGTGATCGTGAGAAGCAAACGTAGAAAgaaagagaggtgcgagcacacgttTTATTTCtgtctttctctcatagccagttacgtgccatatatctaagacacagtgcaggcctattgtgcaggtctattgctaaagaagttttacttcagtcgtgtggtctaaagcacactcgttttttacaCACGAGATTTCTCTATTACAGTCTCACCCCAAATACGACTTCGCGTACTCAGTAGCCGACCCTCACACCGGCGACCACAAATCCCAGCACGAGAGCCGCGACGGTGACTCCGTGCACGGCTACTACTCCCTGGTGCAGCCCGACGGTTCCGTCCGTAAGGTGGAATACTCCGCTGATGACCACAATGGGTAAATTTTCaactaattttatgtaatactagAAGTCACATCCAGACTAAATGCTAGCATCACAactatgaatattttttgtaaattaatatgattGATGATGAATGGattaagttaattattattttaaacaatatattgtcTATTTTTTCAGTTTCAACGCTGTCGTACATAACTCCGCTCCCCTTGTTCATGCTGAACCTGCCTACCACCATTATTACTGAACGAAGCtgtgataaaatttaaacaaattatcaatcatttatatacaatacattagttattgttatcaaaaacctttttttattattacaaaatatacatatatataaaatagtaaagtTAGAGTTATacgaattatataaaatgacaTAGCTTCTTCTTATCCTTCTTTCTTCTAATGCTCGTTACCTCAAAAAAGTCTCAATTGAATAATGATGATACTTGCTATGAAAATAGCTGGACATATTAAACTATATATAAGCTTCTTTTATAGCGAAATTCCAATAGTGTCAAGATGCGTATAGGTCTGATATCAAGCAGTTATTGAGTCACGTGATAATTATTGACATCTCGATCATTTCAAGTTATACACAAACGAATGTTTAATCGCAAAATCTTGAAAACTTCTTTAGCCGTGTTGGACACTTTTTCGTAGGTTTTAATCTTATAAGTTCGCGTCACCAACATGCTCATGACTCGCGCACGCGCAACGGCCGTGTGCTGTGCGCATTAGACGCTTTTTGGATGGGTAAAATCTCGTGCATTCGTATCACTAACAtgcatattttaatactataagtTCTACGTTTTCACTTCTATTGGCAGTCTCTATAACTGccaactttgtttttaattatgtatttaaatagtcTTAAATATCTTCCATACTCCAAAAAAAAGAAAGCAAATCGAACTATACTTTTGGCATTTGTTAATTGTATAATACGCTATTTGAACTCAGAGTTAGAAAAacaggtttttaattttttattacaaataagtataataGATTGCATATTATATGAGACTTAGCAAAAAACATTGACCAACTACGAGTActtctttcatacaaaatttaactcaaaaaattataaacaattagccaacagaaaatagaaaaataaatgatagACATTTGTCTAGATAAACTCGTAACTATTAAGCATTACACAGTCAATTTTGTTCGTATATCAAATAGTCGTGATAGTTTTCACGCAATTCCGTCACGAGCGGTTATTAAATTAGGGCCGAGTAACTTGACCTTTCGTACACCTtgttaattaatcaattataataaatcttttgtaattttatttatagaagctattttaaaatattatggcTATCAGATtcattattcaaaatttatctatttattgaaAACTTTACAAATTGTTTATAGTCTAACTTTAAAAAGTTACGTAAATGAACTTACTGAAACGTACTTACGTATTCATTACccaaatattgaataaaataattagtggTCCAAAGTGGCTCAAAATGCTAATTCCGCTTCAAGtaaccaaaatttttttttacgtaatctACTAAGTAaaaaattcgtatttaaaaaaaaagacttttttgttactttttgtttcggctacttaaatatttcatatacataaataaataagatattaaCTTCTTTGACTACTTACACCAAACCAGATTTTGAccgccaaaaaaaaatattttcagctttatttaaaagtagCAGTTGCCCGCGCCATCTCTTcgtagaaattgataatatttacagaGGAGATAGAGGGGCTAGAGTGCAATCATTACAACTAAATTCATGACCACTTTGTACCACATTTATGGTTCACCTTTCGTGAGTTAGAACTACCAGACCGCTCACAAAACTGGCTCTCAATCACACAAACAATCTTCAAACAGTCAACAAGAAAAACAGTCTTCTCGATGATTTTGATCCGAGTTATTTTCCTTCAATTTCAAAAATGCTGATAAAACGTCTTTGGAAAAAGTTTAAAGCTCCTAACTCCAGAAATAACAGCTGCAAATACtatctccctgccaaatttaaagcttgtggtaaaaaaaattaagtattttttttaactattaaatgTTCGAAAGCCCTTAGACCTTTTTAGTGCAATCTTGTCGCAAAAtccaaaattttaagtttatagcaCAAAAATGAAggacttttataaaaattttaaacacccTTAGATTTTATGATTGCGACGCTAACTATGAACTATCCCTATACCAAATTTCATGTTTgtagcataaataaataattcgatAGCTCTTAGACATCTTTCGTCTTATCTCATCATCGTTCTTATAGAACTTCTGCTAACTATTGTCCAtctctctgccaaatttcaacctTGTAGCgcaaaaaataaagaacttttaaacaaactttCGTGAGCCCTAAGACCAATTTAATCCGGTCCTGTCGAAAAACCTATTCTTTAACGGACGCCTACAAATAACTTCAACTATAAACTATCTCCCTGCCAATGTGATGAATCAATGACCTaaagattatatatatgtttatatatacttttGATCGTATCAAGTAAACTAATTAAAGATCTAAAGAAAGATCAACAAATCGCtctgaataaattatttttaccattTTAAGGCATGTTTGTATGTAGGTAAATAGTCTAAACGTACTTGACTAGGAGATAATTAGctaagataataattaacaagATATTAATTCCAAGTTAATGTACCATAACGAAGAATGGTCGTATTTCCTAAGTTGTAGTTTCTTAAATTGTAAATCTCtactaataaaacattttagtctgtctatttgttactaatctctctcagagattcattatttaattacatatagaaaaataaaaattggttcttACCCTTAATTCCCGTCAGTATCTATATTTCGTACGAACATTTTATTGTTCTACGGTTCTTTATATGTCTACAGAAAGATTCATTACGAATATCATAATCATAAAAGATCCTCTTTCATATAAAAGATcgatcttttatttttatttatacacaactataagaaaattaattattaaatttaattatagccATATAAGTAAATAGTATGAAGGAGTAAGCATTCGCAAAAACACACACTGCAATATATCAAAGCATGTGAAGTAGTCATATAGATTTCTAAGACttgtaataactaataatattgaaaattattaattttaacatatttattttaattaaatgttatgtAAAGTATGtagaataaaattgaaatatgaatcaaaagcttaaaaaaaaaacttcaaaagatgcgatttttttcaaataatacaaCCGACGGCAATTTACATCAATAAgtactaaaataataacataaatacgtattattcgagaaaactaaaaaactacTTGTCTGATGTTGATCAAATTTAAGTGGAACGAtgagcatcagctttcgaataaaaatatatggtatAGCCAGTCAAAAATTATGACGCAGCACACATGAAAAGAAATACAGTttaattgaaaacctcctttttTCAAGTTGGTAAAAATGTAATAcgaataataaacatttttttcttttatttccgtcgaacatttcttttataaaatgttattggtaataaaaatagattCCTGGTTAAGGAATGTAAACTACGTTTTATAAGCCATAAAAATCATGATATCATTTTTAACATACCTCGCACAGTGGTCATTCGTTTTTCAGGTATGAGGTAGATACAATTCCATTTCGTGTTAGAAAATTCCTAAGCTGTGTGAAGTCTGTTTAGTGAAAATCTTTTCCTCATTCTTCTAATTGTTGTAAATCTAGAAACTAAGTAGCAGTTCATTTTGTCTCGCTCTGTATTGACCCAGTATATTTAAGAAACGCACAGTTCACATAGTATTGTTAGGTAACAATTGCTTAGATACTCGTGTGTAATTTAAGATAGTGAAGACAAAGAATGATGACCTTGTCATGGATGTACCGAGAAGTGATTTCGACGCCCCACCTGAGAAACAATAAGATCTCTTATAAAACCAACTGGTAATTATCAAAAACATGTCAGTCACTCATCAGAATCCAAAAACATGTTTACTAAGGTAAGAAAAATTAATTcgattctaataattattctaacaAAAATGACGTTCccaataattaataatctatTGTTTCAGATAATAATCTTTGGTGCAGTTTTGGCAGCGGGTCAATGTGGTCAATTAGGCCATGGAGACAACCCTTTACTCTCCCAATACAATGCTGATAATTATGGCGC
Proteins encoded:
- the LOC123654268 gene encoding cuticle protein 7-like; translation: MAVQTIVAFGALLAAANAGLYGHATSSQSIVRHDGGHYAAPLAYASVAYAPVAQYGHYGGAHYDGNDFYSHPKYDFAYSVADPHTGDHKSQHESRDGDSVHGYYSLVQPDGSVRKVEYSADDHNGFNAVVHNSAPLVHAEPAYHHYY